A genomic segment from Glycine soja cultivar W05 chromosome 20, ASM419377v2, whole genome shotgun sequence encodes:
- the LOC114401329 gene encoding monooxygenase 2-like — MESLLVEDIVIVGAGIAGLATSLALHRLGVQSLVLEYSDTLRVTGFALTTWTNAWKALDALGVGAILRHQHVQLKENVTTSLIMGQQTSSLSFEGTGKHGDCEVRCVRRQLMLEAIANVLPSGTIRFLSKVVAIEESGFSKIKIVRLADGTSIKTKVLIGCDGINSVVAKWLGFKEASFTGRYVIRGYKKVMDNHGLEPKFMHYFGKGFRSGVMPCDDKTVYWFLTWTPTSEEKELANNPSKMKQLVLRKVEKMPSNIKTFIEKTDPKDILTSPLRYRHQWELMLGNISKGNVCVVGDAFHPMAPDLGQGGCCALEDGIILARYLAEAFSKKTCKHVVKEMGEEGKAKEQYKKIDASLRKYAKERRWRNIDISVTSYVLGFVLQGDLKMVAHFRDKVLPDFLAELLLKKSDFDCGKLNASS; from the exons ATGGAATCACTACTTGTTGAAGACATTGTGATTGTGGGAGCTGGAATTGCTGGGCTCGCAACATCCTTGGCTCTTCATAG GTTGGGTGTCCAAAGTTTGGTGTTAGAATATTCAGATACTTTGAGGGTCACTGGATTTGCTTTAACAACATGGACTAACGCTTGGAAAGCCTTGGATGCTCTTGGCGTCGGAGCCATTCTTCGTCACCAACATGTCCAGCTAAAAGA GAATGTGACTACATCTTTGATTATGGGGCAACAAACATCAAGCTTGTCTTTCGAGGGCACAGGAAAACA TGGAGACTGTGAAGTTCGTTGTGTTAGAAGACAGTTAATGTTGGAAGCAATTGCTAACGTGCTTCCAAGTGGAACCATCAGATTCTTGTCAAAGGTTGTTGCTATTGAGGAATCTGGTTTCTCTAAGATTAAGATAGTCCGTCTTGCTGATGGAACAAGCATCAAAACCAag GTATTGATTGGGTGTGATGGAATAAACTCCGTGGTGGCAAAGTGGTTGGGCTTCAAAGAGGCCTCTTTTACCGGGAGATACGTAATCAGGGGTTACAAAAAGGTGATGGATAATCATGGGCTTGAGCCCAAATTCATGCACTACTTTGGGAAGGGCTTTCGATCTGGTGTAATGCCATGTGATGACAAAACTGTTTATTGGTTTCTAACTTGGACTCCCACCAGTGAAG AGAAGGAGCTAGCAAATAACCCATCCAAAATGAAGCAATTGGTGTTGAGAAAGGTTGAGAAGATGCCAAGTAATATTAAAACCTTTATAGAGAAAACAGACCCAAAAGACATTTTAACATCTCCATTGAGATATAGACATCAGTGGGAGCTCATGTTGGGGAACATTAGCAAAGGCAATGTTTGTGTTGTTGGAGATGCATTTCACCCCATGGCCCCTGACCTAGGGCAAGGTGGGTGTTGTGCCTTGGAGGATGGGATTATTTTAGCCAGGTATCTAGCTGAGGCCTTCTCCAAAAAAACTTGCAAACATGTTGTTAAAGAGATGGGTGAAGAGGGTAAGGCCAAGGAGcaatacaaaaaaattgatgCTAGCTTGAGGAAATATGCAAAAGAGAGAAGATGGAGAAACATTGATATAAGTGTTACATCTTATGTTCTGGGGTTTGTTTTGCAGGGTGATTTGAAAATGGTTGCACATTTTAGGGACAAAGTTTTGCCTGATTTCCTAGCCGAACTGCTGTTGAAGAAGTCAGATTTTGATTGTGGAAAACTTAACGCCTCTAgttaa